The proteins below come from a single Nocardioides eburneiflavus genomic window:
- a CDS encoding IclR family transcriptional regulator, producing the protein MSQVPAATRTLRVLRFLATQADPVPLDRIVRACELPRSTAYHLLNTMIDEGFVVHLPEEHRYGLGVAAFEVGSGFTRQEPLARLARRPLAELVDRTGHGAHLAVLHGRDVLYVVEERAPGRPPLVTDVGVRLPAHLTASGRAILAALPASQVRALYPDRSAFVDRHGKGPASLSALRTVLSATRQRGHATEDGEVTPGLCSVAAAVLDHNGHPVAGVAVTFPGGTGADDPRAAAAVTATAARLTSRVSGWARASR; encoded by the coding sequence GTGAGCCAGGTCCCGGCGGCGACCCGCACCCTGCGGGTGCTGCGGTTCCTCGCCACCCAGGCCGACCCGGTGCCGCTCGACCGCATCGTGAGGGCGTGCGAGCTGCCGCGCAGCACGGCGTACCACCTGCTCAACACGATGATCGACGAGGGCTTCGTCGTGCACCTGCCCGAGGAGCACCGCTACGGCCTCGGCGTGGCGGCCTTCGAGGTCGGCAGCGGCTTCACCCGCCAGGAGCCGCTCGCCCGGCTGGCGCGACGGCCGCTCGCGGAGCTGGTCGACCGCACCGGCCACGGCGCTCACCTCGCGGTCCTGCACGGTCGCGACGTGCTCTACGTCGTGGAGGAGCGCGCGCCGGGGCGCCCACCGCTGGTCACCGACGTGGGCGTACGCCTCCCCGCCCACCTCACCGCGTCCGGCCGGGCCATCCTCGCGGCGCTGCCGGCCAGCCAGGTCCGCGCGCTCTATCCCGACCGTTCGGCCTTCGTCGACCGCCACGGCAAGGGGCCTGCGTCGCTCAGCGCGCTGCGTACGGTCCTGTCGGCCACGCGCCAACGCGGGCACGCGACCGAGGACGGCGAGGTCACGCCGGGGCTGTGCAGCGTCGCCGCGGCGGTGCTCGACCACAACGGGCACCCGGTGGCCGGTGTCGCGGTCACCTTCCCGGGCGGCACCGGGGCCGACGACCCGCGCGCCGCCGCGGCCGTGACCGCCACGGCCGCGCGGTTGACCAGCCGGGTCAGCGGGTGGGCACGAGCTTCGCGTTGA
- a CDS encoding HpcH/HpaI aldolase/citrate lyase family protein: MSEFTPLRSVLYMPSSNERALEKAKSIACDGLILDLEDAVAPDAKPAAREAAAAAAASGEYGRRTVTIRVNGIGTEWHDDDVVAASQAGPAAIVVPKVDSADEVAQLVAAMEKAGAPDHTMLWAMVETPVAILSALEIARASQRLGAFVLGTNDLVKELYAEHVPGRGPILPSLHTALLAGRAAGIAVVDGVYNDVKDTDGFLAECEQGRQMGFDGKTLIHPGQVEGANAAFAPSEQAVEDARGLIAAWEDGKGAGVVTHNGRMVENLHVESARRTLAIHESILALGTD; this comes from the coding sequence ATGTCTGAGTTCACCCCCCTCCGCTCCGTCCTCTACATGCCCAGCTCCAACGAGCGGGCGCTGGAGAAGGCGAAGTCGATCGCGTGCGACGGCCTGATCCTCGACCTCGAGGACGCCGTCGCCCCCGACGCCAAGCCCGCCGCCCGTGAGGCGGCAGCCGCCGCGGCCGCCAGCGGCGAGTACGGCCGGCGTACGGTCACCATCCGCGTCAACGGCATCGGCACCGAGTGGCACGACGACGACGTCGTCGCCGCCAGCCAGGCGGGCCCGGCCGCGATCGTGGTGCCCAAGGTCGACAGCGCCGACGAGGTCGCCCAGCTCGTGGCGGCCATGGAGAAGGCCGGCGCACCGGACCACACGATGCTGTGGGCGATGGTCGAGACGCCCGTCGCGATCCTGTCCGCGCTCGAGATCGCGCGCGCCTCGCAGCGCCTCGGCGCCTTCGTGCTCGGCACCAACGACCTCGTCAAGGAGCTGTACGCCGAGCACGTGCCGGGTCGCGGCCCGATCCTCCCGAGCCTGCACACCGCGCTGCTCGCCGGCCGCGCCGCCGGCATCGCGGTGGTCGACGGCGTCTACAACGACGTCAAGGACACCGACGGCTTCCTCGCCGAGTGCGAGCAGGGCCGCCAGATGGGCTTCGACGGCAAGACCCTCATCCACCCCGGGCAGGTCGAGGGCGCCAACGCCGCCTTCGCCCCGAGCGAGCAGGCGGTCGAGGACGCGCGCGGGCTCATCGCCGCGTGGGAGGACGGCAAGGGCGCCGGGGTCGTGACCCACAACGGCAGGATGGTGGAGAACCTCCACGTCGAGTCGGCCCGCCGCACGCTGGCGATCCATGAGTCGATCCTGGCCCTCGGCACCGACTGA
- the hutH gene encoding histidine ammonia-lyase, whose amino-acid sequence MQSIQAIEVGVGPVSFDDLVRVAREGAPVALTPEAQAAIDHAREVVEALAAAETPTYGVSTGFGALATRHIPTEMRAQLQRSLVRSHAAGSGPEVEREVVRALMLLRLSTLATGRTGIRRETAQLMADLLSHGITPVVHEYGSLGCSGDLAPLSHCALALMGEGDVRDASGRLVPAAEALAAAGLEPVELVAKEGLALINGTDGMLGMLVMAIADLRMLLRTADVAAAMSVEAQLGTDRVFAPELQAIRPHPGQALSAANLTALMADSAIVASHRTGDCNRVQDAYSLRCSPQVHGAARDTVEHAAIVAGRELASAIDNPVVLGDTVESNGNFHGAPVAYVLDFLAIVAADVASISERRTDRFLDRARNHGLPPFLADDPGVDSGHMIAQYTQAAIVSELKRLAVPASVDSIPSSAMQEDHVSMGWSAARKLRRSVDGLSRVVAVEVLTAARALDLRAPLAPSPATGAVVGLLRSNGVAGPGPDRHLSPEIDAAVGLVQSGAVLAAAESVIGELQ is encoded by the coding sequence ATGCAGAGCATCCAGGCCATCGAGGTGGGCGTCGGCCCCGTCTCGTTCGACGACCTCGTCCGCGTCGCCCGCGAGGGCGCCCCGGTCGCACTCACCCCGGAGGCGCAGGCCGCGATCGACCACGCCCGCGAGGTGGTCGAGGCGCTGGCCGCGGCCGAGACCCCCACCTACGGCGTCAGCACCGGCTTCGGCGCCCTCGCCACCCGGCACATCCCGACCGAGATGCGTGCCCAGCTCCAGCGCTCCCTCGTACGCTCGCACGCCGCCGGCTCGGGCCCCGAGGTCGAGCGCGAGGTGGTCCGCGCGCTGATGCTGCTGCGGCTCTCGACGCTGGCGACGGGGCGCACCGGCATACGCCGCGAGACCGCGCAGCTCATGGCCGACCTGCTCTCCCACGGCATCACCCCGGTCGTGCACGAGTACGGCTCGCTCGGCTGCTCGGGCGACCTGGCGCCGCTGTCGCACTGCGCGCTGGCGCTGATGGGCGAGGGCGACGTGCGCGACGCCTCCGGCCGGCTTGTGCCCGCGGCCGAGGCGCTAGCCGCCGCCGGCCTCGAGCCGGTCGAGCTCGTCGCCAAGGAGGGACTCGCCCTCATCAACGGCACCGACGGGATGCTCGGCATGCTCGTCATGGCGATCGCCGACCTGCGGATGCTGCTGCGCACGGCCGACGTCGCCGCCGCGATGAGCGTCGAGGCCCAGCTCGGCACAGACCGGGTCTTCGCCCCCGAGCTCCAGGCCATCCGCCCGCACCCAGGCCAGGCGCTGTCCGCGGCCAACCTCACCGCGCTGATGGCCGACTCCGCGATCGTGGCGTCCCACCGCACCGGCGACTGCAACCGCGTCCAGGACGCCTACTCGCTGCGCTGCTCGCCGCAGGTGCACGGCGCCGCCCGCGACACCGTCGAGCACGCCGCGATCGTCGCCGGGCGCGAGCTCGCCAGCGCCATCGACAACCCGGTCGTGCTCGGCGACACCGTCGAGTCCAACGGCAACTTCCACGGGGCGCCCGTCGCGTACGTCCTCGACTTCCTCGCGATCGTCGCGGCCGACGTGGCCTCGATCAGCGAGCGGCGCACCGACCGGTTCCTCGACAGGGCGCGCAACCACGGGCTGCCGCCGTTCCTGGCCGACGACCCGGGCGTCGACAGCGGCCACATGATCGCCCAGTACACCCAGGCCGCGATCGTGTCCGAGCTCAAGCGGCTCGCGGTCCCGGCGTCGGTCGACTCGATCCCCTCCAGTGCCATGCAGGAGGACCACGTGTCGATGGGCTGGAGCGCCGCGCGCAAGCTCCGTCGGTCGGTCGACGGGCTGTCCCGCGTGGTCGCCGTCGAGGTGCTCACCGCGGCCCGCGCGCTCGACCTGCGGGCTCCCCTCGCCCCGTCGCCGGCCACCGGAGCGGTGGTCGGCCTGCTCCGCAGCAACGGCGTCGCGGGCCCCGGGCCCGACCGCCACCTCTCGCCTGAGATCGACGCCGCCGTCGGCCTCGTCCAGTCCGGCGCGGTCCTCGCCGCCGCCGAGTCCGTGATCGGAGAACTGCAGTGA
- the hutU gene encoding urocanate hydratase, with translation MNERLPIHAATGTELTAKSWQTEAPLRMLMNNLDPDNAENPAELVVYGGTGKAARSWEAYDAIVRTLRDLEDDETLLVQSGKPVGVMRTHAWAPRVLIANSNLVGDWADWEEFRRLEDLGLTMYGQMTAGSWIYIGTQGILQGTFETFAAIADKKFGGTLAGTITVTAGLGGMGGAQPLAVTMNDGVAICVECDQHRIDRRLETRYLDVQARDLDHAVELALEARDEGRGLSIGLLGNAAEVLPELLERHLARAEQGEGPLVDIVTDQTSAHDPLFYLPAGTAYDDWERERTEDPRGFTKRAQESMATHVRAMVEFQDAGAEVFDYGNSIRDEARKGGYDRAFEFPGFVPAYIRPLFCEGKGPFRWAALSGDPADIAATDRAIKELFPADEKPEYARLHKWLDMAAERVQFQGLPARICWLGYGDRHRAGLKFNEMVASGELKAPIVIGRDHLDCGSVASPYRETEAMLDGSDAIADWAILNALVNTASGATWVSFHHGGGVGIGRSLHAGQVTVADGTALAAEKIQRVLTNDPGMGVIRHVDAGYDRAVEVADERGVRIPMRD, from the coding sequence GTGAACGAACGCCTGCCCATCCACGCCGCCACCGGCACCGAGCTGACCGCGAAGTCGTGGCAGACCGAGGCCCCCCTGCGGATGCTGATGAACAACCTCGACCCCGACAACGCCGAGAACCCGGCGGAGCTCGTGGTCTACGGCGGCACCGGCAAGGCGGCGCGCAGCTGGGAGGCGTACGACGCCATCGTCCGCACCCTGCGCGACCTCGAGGACGACGAGACGCTGCTCGTGCAGTCCGGCAAGCCGGTCGGCGTGATGCGCACCCACGCGTGGGCGCCGCGCGTGCTGATCGCCAACTCCAACCTCGTCGGAGACTGGGCCGACTGGGAGGAGTTCCGCCGGCTCGAGGACCTCGGGCTGACGATGTACGGCCAGATGACGGCCGGGTCGTGGATCTACATCGGCACGCAGGGGATCCTCCAGGGCACCTTCGAGACGTTCGCCGCCATCGCCGACAAGAAGTTCGGCGGGACCCTCGCAGGCACCATCACCGTCACCGCCGGCCTCGGCGGCATGGGCGGGGCCCAGCCGCTCGCGGTGACGATGAACGACGGCGTCGCGATCTGCGTCGAGTGCGACCAGCACCGCATCGACCGGCGCCTCGAGACCCGCTACCTCGACGTCCAGGCCCGCGACCTCGACCACGCCGTCGAGCTCGCACTCGAGGCGCGCGACGAGGGCCGTGGCCTGTCGATCGGCCTGCTCGGCAACGCCGCCGAGGTCCTGCCCGAGCTGCTCGAGCGGCACCTCGCCCGGGCCGAGCAGGGGGAAGGCCCGCTGGTCGACATCGTCACCGACCAGACGTCCGCGCACGACCCGCTCTTCTACCTGCCGGCCGGGACCGCGTACGACGACTGGGAGCGCGAGCGCACCGAGGACCCCCGCGGCTTCACCAAGCGCGCCCAGGAGTCCATGGCCACGCACGTGCGGGCGATGGTGGAGTTCCAGGACGCCGGCGCCGAGGTCTTCGACTACGGCAACTCGATCCGCGACGAGGCCCGCAAGGGCGGCTACGACCGGGCGTTCGAGTTCCCCGGCTTCGTCCCGGCCTACATCCGGCCGCTCTTCTGCGAGGGCAAGGGCCCGTTCCGCTGGGCCGCGCTGTCCGGCGACCCGGCCGACATCGCGGCCACCGACCGCGCGATCAAGGAGCTCTTCCCGGCGGACGAGAAGCCGGAGTACGCCCGCCTGCACAAGTGGCTCGACATGGCGGCCGAGCGGGTGCAGTTCCAGGGCCTGCCGGCGCGCATCTGCTGGCTTGGCTACGGCGACCGCCACCGCGCGGGGCTGAAGTTCAACGAGATGGTCGCCAGCGGCGAGCTGAAGGCGCCGATCGTGATCGGTCGCGACCACCTCGACTGCGGCTCGGTCGCCTCGCCGTACCGCGAGACCGAGGCCATGCTCGACGGCTCGGACGCCATCGCGGACTGGGCCATCCTCAACGCGCTGGTCAACACCGCGTCCGGCGCCACCTGGGTCTCCTTCCACCACGGTGGCGGCGTCGGCATCGGTCGCTCGCTGCACGCCGGCCAGGTCACGGTCGCCGACGGCACCGCGCTGGCGGCGGAGAAGATCCAGCGGGTGCTCACCAACGACCCGGGCATGGGCGTCATCCGCCACGTCGACGCGGGCTACGACCGCGCGGTCGAGGTGGCGGACGAGCGCGGCGTACGGATCCCCATGCGCGACTGA
- a CDS encoding HpcH/HpaI aldolase/citrate lyase family protein, which translates to MTRPAKDFFAPLAVGAPAPLREIPARPSRAIHFFDPGNEKMAAKVPDMVGTVDVLLGNLEDAVKAENKEKSRQGLVDIGKSTDFGPTQFWTRINSLDSPWVLDDLTTLVPEIGDKLDVIMVPKVQGAEDIHYVDRLLAQLEARAGLTKPLQVHAILETARGVANIEEICAASPRMQGLSLGPADLAADRRMKTTRVGGGHPGYLVRQDPARDDLGVPQYDAQRTTYQQDLWHYTIARMVDACAMHGIYPYYGPFGDIKDTVACEDQFRNAFLLGCVGAWSLHPVQITIANKVFSPSVEDVAHARRVIAAMGDGTGAVMIDGKMEDDASVKQCRVMVALADALAAIDPELKEQYDRIEVADV; encoded by the coding sequence ATGACTCGACCTGCCAAGGACTTCTTCGCGCCCCTCGCCGTCGGCGCTCCCGCGCCGCTGCGCGAGATCCCGGCCCGCCCGAGCCGCGCCATCCACTTCTTCGACCCGGGCAACGAGAAGATGGCCGCCAAGGTCCCCGACATGGTCGGCACCGTCGACGTGCTGCTCGGCAACCTCGAGGACGCGGTCAAGGCGGAGAACAAGGAGAAGTCGCGCCAGGGCCTGGTCGACATCGGGAAGAGCACTGACTTCGGTCCGACCCAGTTCTGGACCCGGATCAACTCCCTCGACAGCCCGTGGGTGCTCGACGACCTCACCACGCTCGTCCCGGAGATCGGCGACAAGCTCGACGTGATCATGGTGCCGAAGGTGCAGGGCGCCGAGGACATCCACTACGTCGACCGGCTGCTCGCCCAGCTCGAGGCCAGGGCAGGGCTGACGAAGCCGCTGCAGGTCCACGCGATCCTCGAGACCGCGCGCGGCGTGGCCAACATCGAGGAGATCTGCGCGGCCAGCCCGCGCATGCAGGGCCTCTCCCTCGGCCCGGCCGACCTCGCCGCCGACCGCCGGATGAAGACCACCCGCGTCGGCGGCGGCCACCCCGGCTACCTCGTCCGGCAGGACCCGGCGCGCGACGACCTCGGCGTGCCGCAGTACGACGCGCAGCGCACGACCTACCAGCAGGACCTGTGGCACTACACGATCGCCCGGATGGTCGACGCGTGCGCGATGCACGGCATCTACCCCTACTACGGTCCGTTCGGGGACATCAAGGACACCGTCGCGTGCGAGGACCAGTTCCGCAACGCGTTCCTGCTCGGCTGCGTCGGCGCCTGGAGCCTGCACCCGGTCCAAATCACGATCGCCAACAAGGTCTTCTCCCCCAGCGTCGAGGACGTCGCGCACGCCCGCCGGGTCATCGCCGCGATGGGCGACGGCACGGGCGCGGTGATGATCGACGGCAAGATGGAGGACGACGCCTCGGTGAAGCAGTGCCGGGTGATGGTGGCCCTCGCCGACGCGCTCGCCGCCATCGACCCCGAGCTCAAGGAGCAGTACGACCGGATCGAGGTTGCCGATGTCTGA
- a CDS encoding M48 family metallopeptidase: MASGEKKPARSRVVLTDISSRAWEHPADKGALVALRKLKGFDVLLKTMSGVFRERAWRLTLLGSAVRVDERQFARLHRLLAEVGRSLDATDLPEMYVQADPTLGAMTIGMDKPIIVLSSGLVHHLDDDELRFVIGHELGHAISGHAIYRTLLMRLLGLGGLLNAIPGGAIGIRMVTVGLLEWSRKAELSADRAGLLASQDPTAALRTHMKIASGGTLEELDVTSFLQQGAEYDEGGDVRESLIKLSLLQQQSHPFAVVRATELRRWIDTGAYTTILGGDYPRRSDDDTASVSEAAQEAAASYALAFERTQDTLGRLVHDLAGWMGSASTWINDRFRRGNESD, translated from the coding sequence ATGGCATCGGGGGAGAAGAAGCCGGCGCGCTCGCGCGTCGTGCTCACGGACATCAGCTCGCGCGCGTGGGAGCACCCCGCCGACAAGGGCGCACTGGTCGCGCTGCGCAAGCTCAAGGGCTTCGACGTGCTGCTCAAGACCATGTCGGGGGTGTTCCGGGAGCGGGCCTGGCGGCTCACGCTGCTCGGCTCGGCCGTACGGGTCGACGAGCGGCAGTTCGCCCGGCTGCACCGGCTGCTGGCCGAGGTCGGTCGCAGCCTCGACGCGACCGACCTGCCGGAGATGTACGTCCAGGCCGACCCGACGCTGGGTGCGATGACGATCGGCATGGACAAGCCGATCATCGTGCTGTCCTCGGGCCTGGTGCACCACCTCGACGACGACGAGCTGCGTTTCGTCATCGGCCACGAGCTGGGCCACGCGATCAGTGGTCATGCGATCTACCGCACGCTGCTGATGCGCCTGTTGGGCCTCGGCGGCCTGCTGAACGCGATCCCGGGCGGCGCCATCGGCATCCGGATGGTCACCGTCGGACTGCTCGAGTGGTCGCGCAAGGCCGAGCTGTCGGCCGACCGCGCCGGCCTGCTCGCCAGCCAGGACCCGACGGCGGCGCTGCGCACGCACATGAAGATCGCCAGCGGCGGCACGCTCGAGGAGCTCGACGTCACCTCGTTCCTCCAGCAGGGGGCGGAGTACGACGAGGGCGGCGACGTGCGTGAGTCGCTGATCAAGCTGTCGCTGCTCCAGCAGCAGAGCCACCCCTTCGCGGTCGTGCGCGCCACCGAGCTCCGCCGCTGGATCGACACCGGCGCCTACACGACGATCCTCGGCGGCGACTACCCGCGCCGCTCCGACGACGACACCGCCTCGGTCAGCGAGGCCGCCCAGGAGGCGGCTGCGAGCTATGCCCTCGCCTTCGAGCGGACCCAGGACACCCTGGGTCGCCTGGTCCACGACCTCGCCGGCTGGATGGGCAGCGCCAGCACCTGGATCAACGACCGGTTCCGCCGCGGCAACGAGAGCGACTGA
- a CDS encoding peptidase, with protein MTPTPRPLHRIVTSLLAAGGLVAGAVLTAAPTGGGSASLPTTYDAQARARAAATAEREPHVHQAGIAATAALDGHGHAHDPTTKNALSRSGEAAAHPDRTTPRLRAASLARVRAQRTQREPRLTRVPLRSKRRTVPESVYAMAGGCYRLGGQSLTFRATGLGTYLLHAPDRTFLAASGADGATWASNPSPLADWTARRTGRGRFTFTLADGRSLRRTGTGFGTGTPQAFALRRTTGCTPFPEVATNVRGRPFGGVTSHQEVRGWVDPHVHGQTHEFLGGRVICSPPFHRYGAPAALVDCPDHRVADGRGALLEDALAERAPGTGHDPVGWPTFSYWPNPHSLTHQQVYYKWLERSWRAGLRIHTSLLTENHVLCTVYPLKKNSCDDRDAVRLQAQRMREMQDYIDAQHGGPGRGWYRIVTDPFEARRVINQGKLAVVMGMETSVPLGCNVQLGRPTCTEEQMLAELAEMRRLGVSQMELTNKFDNAFTGVAGDAGTTGTLTNGANFLSTGSFLRMRTCPSTNAPGAEDRLQSPNLGDLTGGQPSTPEQDAIFGAIWKLFGDVGVQPAPLYPAGPHCNQLGLSPLGEKLLSAMIDQRILVDPDHMSVAGRTAALDYLERQQAAGRPVGVVSSHSWSTPDAYPRIYRLGGFVAPYAGDSTGFVEKWRQHLGWTDRRYYFGFGFGSDMNGFGAQGDPRGADAPAPVTYPFTGLGGVTVDRQRSGERVFDINTDGVAHYGLYADWVEDAQHVAGPDGAALGADLARGAEAYLQTWERAWGLAPDSCRNPGLRRSVRAFTRAAEPGLRARALMRRVGQPWQRLGREFTYCAEEPGRKRVLMTVELSRTGTVTGVRRG; from the coding sequence GTGACGCCGACGCCACGCCCCCTGCACCGCATCGTGACCTCCCTCCTGGCCGCGGGCGGGCTGGTGGCGGGCGCGGTCCTGACCGCCGCGCCGACCGGCGGCGGGTCGGCCAGCCTGCCCACGACGTACGACGCCCAGGCCCGCGCGCGTGCGGCGGCGACCGCGGAGCGCGAGCCCCACGTCCACCAGGCCGGTATCGCCGCGACCGCCGCGCTCGACGGGCACGGCCACGCCCACGACCCCACGACCAAGAACGCTCTGAGCCGCAGCGGCGAGGCGGCGGCCCACCCCGACCGCACCACCCCGCGCCTGCGGGCGGCCAGCCTGGCGCGAGTCAGGGCCCAGCGCACGCAGCGCGAGCCACGGCTCACCCGGGTCCCGCTGCGCAGCAAGCGCCGTACGGTCCCCGAGAGCGTGTACGCCATGGCGGGCGGCTGCTACCGCCTCGGCGGGCAGTCGCTGACCTTCCGGGCGACGGGCCTCGGGACCTACCTCCTCCACGCGCCCGACCGCACGTTCCTCGCCGCGTCCGGCGCCGACGGCGCGACCTGGGCGAGCAACCCGTCGCCGCTCGCGGACTGGACGGCACGCCGGACCGGCCGCGGGCGGTTCACCTTCACCCTCGCCGACGGGCGCTCGCTCCGGCGCACCGGCACGGGCTTCGGCACCGGCACGCCACAGGCCTTCGCGCTGCGCCGCACGACCGGGTGCACCCCCTTCCCGGAGGTCGCGACCAACGTCCGGGGCCGGCCGTTCGGTGGCGTCACGAGCCATCAGGAGGTCCGCGGCTGGGTCGACCCCCACGTCCACGGCCAGACCCACGAGTTCCTCGGCGGGCGGGTGATCTGCAGCCCGCCCTTCCACCGGTACGGCGCGCCGGCGGCCCTCGTCGACTGCCCCGACCACCGGGTCGCCGACGGTCGCGGCGCGCTGCTCGAGGACGCGCTCGCGGAGAGGGCGCCCGGCACCGGGCACGACCCGGTCGGGTGGCCGACGTTCTCCTACTGGCCCAACCCGCACTCCCTGACCCACCAGCAGGTCTACTACAAGTGGCTCGAGCGCTCGTGGCGAGCGGGCCTGCGGATCCACACGAGCCTGCTCACCGAGAACCACGTCCTGTGCACGGTCTACCCGCTCAAGAAGAACTCCTGCGACGACCGCGACGCCGTACGGCTCCAGGCGCAGCGGATGCGTGAGATGCAGGACTACATCGACGCGCAGCACGGCGGTCCCGGCCGCGGGTGGTACCGCATCGTCACCGACCCCTTCGAGGCGCGCCGCGTGATCAACCAGGGCAAGCTCGCCGTCGTCATGGGGATGGAGACGTCGGTCCCCCTCGGCTGCAACGTCCAGCTCGGGAGGCCCACCTGCACCGAGGAGCAGATGCTCGCCGAGCTCGCCGAGATGCGACGTCTCGGCGTGAGCCAGATGGAGCTCACCAACAAGTTCGACAACGCCTTCACCGGCGTCGCCGGCGACGCCGGCACCACGGGCACGCTGACCAACGGCGCCAACTTCCTCAGCACCGGCTCGTTCCTGCGGATGCGGACCTGCCCGTCCACCAACGCGCCCGGGGCGGAGGACCGGCTCCAGTCGCCCAACCTCGGCGACCTGACCGGCGGACAGCCCTCGACCCCCGAGCAGGACGCGATCTTCGGGGCGATCTGGAAGCTGTTCGGCGACGTGGGGGTGCAGCCGGCACCGCTCTACCCCGCCGGCCCGCACTGCAACCAGCTCGGCCTGAGCCCGCTCGGCGAGAAGCTGCTCTCGGCGATGATCGACCAGAGGATCCTCGTCGATCCGGATCACATGAGCGTCGCCGGCCGCACCGCAGCACTGGACTACCTCGAGCGGCAGCAGGCCGCCGGCCGACCGGTCGGCGTGGTCTCCTCGCACTCGTGGTCGACCCCGGACGCCTACCCGCGGATCTACCGGCTCGGCGGGTTCGTCGCCCCCTATGCCGGCGACTCGACCGGCTTCGTCGAGAAGTGGCGCCAGCACCTCGGCTGGACCGACCGGCGCTACTACTTCGGCTTCGGGTTCGGCTCGGACATGAACGGCTTCGGCGCCCAGGGCGACCCGCGCGGCGCCGACGCGCCCGCCCCGGTGACGTACCCCTTCACCGGTCTCGGCGGGGTGACGGTCGACCGACAGCGCAGCGGCGAGCGGGTCTTCGACATCAACACCGACGGCGTCGCCCACTACGGCCTGTACGCCGACTGGGTCGAGGACGCCCAGCACGTGGCGGGTCCCGACGGGGCCGCGCTGGGCGCCGACCTGGCCCGCGGCGCCGAGGCGTACCTCCAGACGTGGGAGCGCGCCTGGGGCCTGGCGCCGGACTCGTGCCGCAACCCGGGGCTGCGGAGGTCGGTACGCGCGTTCACCCGCGCCGCCGAGCCCGGCCTGCGGGCCCGAGCGCTGATGAGGCGCGTGGGTCAGCCGTGGCAGCGGCTGGGTCGCGAGTTCACCTACTGTGCCGAGGAGCCGGGCAGGAAGCGGGTCCTGATGACCGTCGAGCTGTCGCGCACGGGCACGGTGACGGGCGTACGACGGGGGTGA
- a CDS encoding class F sortase: MRRLVVVVLAIAAVLVAAPAGARPVVSTEREAALGRLSIPAIGVDAGIIPVGVTRAGHLAIGRSVRDVYRWRHGVLPGQQGSAVLAGHTWSKGPGVFDRLGALRPGNRVVVGKNRFRVTRVRKVTGMSRKAVAGLFSDRGKPRLVLITCGDRNDLTGVYRTRIIVNAKLVPTR, encoded by the coding sequence ATGCGCAGGTTGGTCGTGGTCGTCCTGGCGATCGCCGCCGTGCTGGTCGCTGCGCCTGCGGGCGCCCGCCCGGTGGTGTCCACCGAGCGCGAGGCCGCCCTCGGCCGGCTCTCGATCCCCGCGATCGGGGTCGACGCCGGGATCATCCCCGTCGGTGTGACCAGGGCCGGGCACCTCGCCATCGGCCGCAGCGTCCGCGACGTCTACCGCTGGCGGCACGGGGTGCTCCCCGGCCAGCAGGGCAGCGCCGTCCTCGCCGGGCACACCTGGTCGAAGGGGCCCGGGGTGTTCGACAGGCTCGGCGCCCTGCGCCCGGGCAACCGGGTCGTGGTGGGGAAGAACCGCTTCAGGGTGACCCGGGTGCGCAAGGTGACCGGGATGTCCCGCAAGGCCGTGGCCGGCCTCTTCAGCGACCGCGGCAAGCCCCGGCTGGTGCTCATCACCTGCGGCGACCGCAACGACCTGACCGGCGTCTACCGCACCCGCATCATCGTCAACGCGAAGCTCGTGCCCACCCGCTGA